Proteins encoded within one genomic window of Psilocybe cubensis strain MGC-MH-2018 chromosome 2, whole genome shotgun sequence:
- a CDS encoding GTP cyclohydrolase 1 type 2-like protein (GTP cyclohydrolase 1 type 2 homolog), with product MSITRFKLVFFSPKESTSKILDHLFRACPKTLGNIGEYERCAFVTRGTGQFMPKQTANPTIGSAGQLEFVEEDRVEVLVSDATSTREEVKQAIKELKNIHPYEEVAYDVYKLEDLRRHRFILCSAHTY from the exons ATGTCAATAACGCGATTTAAACTCGTGTTTTTCTCCCCAAAGGAAAGCACGAGCAAGATTTTGGACCACCTCTTCCGCGCCTGTCCAAAGACGCTAGGCAATATTGGAGAATATGAGCGATGCGCGTTTGTCACGCGTGGAACTG GTCAATTTATGCCCAAGCAAACTGCGAATCCAACCATTGGGTCTGCTGGTCAGTTGGAGTTTGTAGAAGAGGATAGAGTCGAAGTGCTCGTGAGCGATGCGACAAGCACTAGGGAAGAGGTGAAACAGGCTATAAAGGAGCTTAAAAAT ATTCATCCTTACGAAGAAGTCGCGTACGATGTTTACAAGCTCGAAGATCTACGAAGACACCGTTTTATCCTGTGCAGCGCGCATACATATTAA
- a CDS encoding putative coatomer subunit zeta, whose protein sequence is MNLSLYSVQAFIVLDTEGNRVLAKYYRPKSHPQGESKNLLTLKEQKAFEKGLWQKTKKAGGDIILYDSHLIVYKHSLDLILYFIAGPTENELMLYSALSSLTDALSILLRNALEKRAVLENLDLVLLCLDETIDDGIIVDTDSAAIASRVSRPRADTTEIVINEQTLMSAYLTVKEKMQQRIGQL, encoded by the exons ATGAATCTCTCACTATACAGCGTCCAAGCGTTCATTGTCCTCGACACCGAGGGCAACCGCGTGCTCGCGAAATACTACCGCCCCAAAAGCCATCCACAGGGCGAGTCCAAGAACCTGCTCACGCTGAAAGAGCAAAAGGCATTTGAGAAGGGGCTATGGcagaaaacaaagaaagcCGGAG GCGACATCATCCTGTACGACTCGCATCTGATCGTGTACAAACACTCGCTCGACCTCATCCTCTACTTCATCGCCGGCCCGACTGAGAACGAGCTCATGCTCTACTCCGCCCTCAGCTCTCTCACAGACGCACTCAGCATTCTCCTCCGCAACGCCCTCGAGAAGCGCGCCGTCCTCGAGAACCTCGATCTCGTCCTCCTCTGTCTCGACGAGACCATCGACGACGG AATCATCGTCGACACTGACTCGGCAGCTATCGCCTCGCGCGTGAGCCGCCCGCGCGCAGACACCACCGAGATTGTCATCAACGAGCAGACACTCATGAGCGCATACCTCACCGTCAAAGAGAAGATGCAGCAGAGAATAGGTCAGCTATAG
- a CDS encoding hypothetical protein (Uncharacterized protein PB2B2.06c) translates to MLLPTTYTLALLQLLRSFPVVSACPDHDSNDHEHALNHGHSHTHAAARRAEPSILLAPPTRPLEWGDINFIHTTDSHGWLLGHQKASFPEPNYSGDFGDFASFVAHMKELALERDVDLLLIDSGDLHDGTGLTDGFPPGGIDAHDANQFIKKLPYDVMAIGNHELYLYPNALDMYVHSDTQQTLKILIDIAVYRHQNFAPSLKGRYLTSNVNITLLNDAGQVVSVPIGERFVKFKTRKGRKVTSLGVLFDFTSNDRNTTVQKVVDMVQESWFHEAIQEEPDFFLLVGHMPVSRDDWPLVFNPIRALHPTTPILIFGGHTHIRDCLQFDGRSMSLESGRYMETVGWLSAKLDKKGSTKNITFSRRYLDPNRVTYEFHTRKTEHNFDTPLRKSITKGLNALAQRFDLSFLFGTAPHDFTISRSPYTSETSLPRLFIEQAVPVALAINNTRASIPNLIISNTGSLRFDIYAGEFTKNDQLTISPFTNGFVYIPNVPLGLANRVVPALNDPEQANVKRHYHGTLEYKRRLDEAFRRYGVERREAANLTLGYVTSDSCPGIGDDIIHAPLPSFDVPDYVSSVPPQLADDAPIDLVFRDFDEPAVLQILNSAQTTTEYTPDDVFSYSPVLATQVLGLYAQAAWN, encoded by the exons ATGCTCTTACCTACCACCTATACCCTGGCGCTGCTCCAGCTCCTGCGCTCTTTCCCGGTAGTCTCTGCATGCCCAGACCACGACAGCAACGATCACGAGCACGCTCTGAATCACGGACACAGTCATACTCACGCCGCGGCGCGACGAGCTGAGCCGTCAATCCTGCTCGCGCCCCCGACGCGCCCGCTCGAATGGGGCGATATCAACTTTATACATACGACGGATAGCCATGGGTGGTTGTTGGGCCACCAGAAGGCGTCCTTCCCGGAGCCTAACTATAG TGGTGATTTTGGAGATTTTGCATCGTTCGTGGCGCATATGAAGGAATTGGCACTT GAACGCGACGTGGATCTTCTGCTTATTGATTCGGGTGATTTGCACGATG GAACTGGGCTGACGGATGGGTTTCCACCTGGTGGCATCGATGCGCATGAT GCTAACCAGTTTATTAAAAAACTTCCTTACGATGTGATGGCTATTGGAAA CCACGAACTGTATTTATATCCCAACGCGCTCGATATGTATGTCCATTCTGATACTCAACAAACACTCAAAATTCTAATCGATATCGCGGTGTACAGGCACCAAAACTTCGCTCCGAGTCTGAAAGGCCGATACCTCACTTCGAACGTGAACATCACCCTCCTCAACGACGCAGGCCAGGTCGTCTCTGTGCCCATCGGAGAGCGGTTTGTAAAGTTCAAAACTAGAAA AGGACGGAAAGTGACGTCGTTGGGTGTTCTATTTGATTTTACGTCGAATGATCGGAATACTACGGTGCAGAAGGTGGTGGATATGGTTCAGGAGTCGTGG TTTCATGAAGCTATTCAGGAGGAACCGGACTTTTTCTTGCTTGTTGG ACATATGCCTGTTTCGCGTGATGATT GGCCTCTGGTGTTCAATCCTATCCGCGCGCTCCATCCCACCACCCCAATTCTAATCTTTGGCG GCCATACACATATTCGTGATTGTT tgcagtttgatggtcGTTCGATGTCGTTGGAGAGTGGAAGGTATATGGAAACTGTTG GATGGCTAA GCGCGAAACTTGATAAGAAAGGGAGTACGAAGAATATCACGTTCAGCCGTAGATATCTTGATCCCAATCGTGTCACGTATGAA TTCCACACGAGAAAAACTGAACACAACTTTGATACACCTCTGAGGAAGAGTATCACGAAGGGCCTGAACGCTTTGGCTCAGCGATTTGATTTGTCGTTCTTGTTTGGTACTGCGCCGCATGATTTTACTATAAGCCG ATCGCCGTACACTTCTGAGACGTCTCTTCCGCGTCTCTTTATTGAACAG GCCGTTCCAGTAGCATTAGCCATCAACAACACCCGAGCCTCAATCCCCAATCTCATCATCTCCAACACCGGATCGCTGCGCTTCGACATCTACGCTGGAGAATTCACAAAGAACGACCAGCTGACAATTTCACCTTTTACTAATGGGTTTGTGTACATCCCTAATGTACCGCTTGGGCTGGCGAATCGGGTTGTCCCTGCGCTGAATGACCCTGAGCAGGCGAATGTGAAGAGGCATTATCATGGGACGTTGGAGTATAAGCGTAGGTTGGATGAGGCGTTTAGGAGGTATGGTGTTGAGAGGCGGGAAGCGGCGAATTTGACGCTTGGATATGTCACCTCCGAC TCTTGTCCAGGAATAGGCGACGACATCATCCACGCGCCTCTACCCTCGTTTGATGTTCCGGACTACGTCAGCTCGGTCCCGCCGCAGCTGGCGGACGACGCGCCCATCGACCTCGTCTTCCGCGACTTTGACGAGCCGGCGGTACTGCAGATTTTGAATTCGGCACAGACGACGACGGAGTATACCCCTGATGATGTGTTTTCGTACAGCCCAGTGCTGGCGACGCAGGTTTTGGGGCTGTATGCGCAGGCTGCGTGGAATTGA
- a CDS encoding Secreted protein (Secreted protein ARB_01864), translating into MLLLTPSFVLGLLGSLAAVSTTSACEDGHAHDHAKRTTPSVQLTPPTRQLEWGDINIIHTTDSHGWLLGHQKSSFPEPNYSGTFGDFASFVTHMKELAIERDTDLLLVDSGDLHDGTGLTDGFPAGGIDAHDANQFIKQLPYDIMAIGNHELYIYANALDMHQNFAPSLKGRYLSSNVNITVLNEKGQVVSVPVGERFAKFKTRKGRKVTSLGVLFDFTGNDHNTKVQKVSDMVKETWFAEAIKEEPDFFLLVGHMPIARDDWPLVFNAVRAVHPTTPILILGGHTHIRDCLQLDGRSMSLESGRYMETIGWLSAKLDKKGSKKNITFSRRYLDPNRVTFEFHTRKNSFNFDTLQGESITKGLNNLAKKFDLSFQFGTAPHDFTISQAPFPSNDSLLSLFIENAVPVALAINNTRASIPNIMITNSGSQRFDIYAGPFTKNDQLTASPFDDSFLFIPNVPFSIANKVLPALNEAGANERRELLEERERELYGRGHVDMVYNRWLEEQDRRSGIERRAAQNLTLGYVTSDACPGVGDDVLHAPLPFFPTPDFIGSVPPTVADDAPIDLVFVDFIETQLLQILNSVQSDKTFTTADVSLYSPILATQAAAGHIFGCVWPILGYNKTPYIEHEAEAK; encoded by the exons ATGTTGTTGCTCACACCCAGCTTCGTCCTAGGACTTCTTGGGTCTTTGGCCGCGGTTTCTACGACCAGCGCGTGTGAAGATGGTCATGCTCACGATCACGCGAAGAGGACTACCCCGTCTGTCCAGTTGACCCCACCAACGCGCCAGCTCGAATGGGGCGACATCAACATTATCCACACCACTGATAGTCATGGATGGCTTCTTGGACATCAGAAATCGTCTTTCCCAGAGCCTAATTACAG CGGTACCTTTGGGGACTTTGCATCTTTTGTGACCCATATGAAGGAATTGGCCATT GAACGCGACACAGATCTTTTACTTGTCGATTCTGGTGACCTTCATGACG GCACTGGCTTGACCGATGGGTTCCCAGCTGGTGGCATTGATGCGCATGAT GCCAACCAATTCATCAAACAATTGCCGTACGATATAATGGCCATCGGAAA TCACGAGCTGTATATCTATGCCAATGCCCTCGACAT GCATCAAAACTTTGCACCGAGTCTGAAGGGACGCTACTTGTCCTCCAACGTCAACATTACGGTTCTCAATGAAAAAGGACAGGTAGTCAGTGTACCTGTTGGAG AACGATTCGCTAAGTTCAAGACGAGAAA GGGTCGTAAAGTCACTTCTCTCGGTGTTTTGTTCGATTTCACTGGAAACGACCACAATACGAAGGTGCAGAAAGTTTCGGATATGGTGAAAGAAACTTGG TTTGCAGAAGCTATCAAGGAAGAGCCAGACTTTTTCTTGCTCGTTGG GCATATGCCAATTGCTCGTGACGATT GGCCTCTTGTTTTCAATGCTGTTCGTGCTGTTCATCCCACCACGCCCATTCTGATCCTTGGTG GACACACCCATATTCGCGACTGCC TTCAACTCGATGGTCGTTCAATGTCACTGGAGAGTGGAAGGTACATGGAAACCATTG GGTGGCTCA GCGCCAAATTGGATAAAAAGGGGAGCAAAAAGAACATCACGTTCAGTCGTAGGTATCTTGACCCCAATCGAGTAACTTTTGAG TTCCATACCAGAAAGAACAGCTTCAATTTCGACACCCTTCAAGGAGAGAGCATAACTAAAGGATTGAACAATCTAGCCAAGAAATTCGATCTTTCCTTCCAATTTGGAACTGCTCCTCACGATTTCACAATCAGCCA GGCGCCATTCCCATCCAACGATTCTCTTCTTAGTCTGTTCATTGAAAAT GCCGTCCCCGTTGCTTTAGCTATCAATAACACCAGAGCTTCGATACCCAACATCATGATTACCAACTCGGGCTCGCAGCGATTTGACATATACGCCGGACCTTTCACCAAGAACGACCAGCTGACAGCGTCGCCATTCGACGATTCGTTCTTGTTCATCCCTAATGTGCCATTCTCCATTGCCAACAAAGTTCTCCCCGCCCTCAATGAAGCCGGTGCGAACGAAAGACGAGAACTTTTGGAGGAGAGAGAGCGTGAGCTTTATGGTCGCGGTCACGTCGATATGGTTTACAACCGCTGGCTGGAGGAACAGGATAGAAGGAGCGGGATCGAGAGAAGGGCCGCGCAAAACTTGACACTTGGATACGTTACCAGCGAT GCTTGCCCAGGTGTCGGAGACGATGTTCTCCATGCTCCATTACCTTTCTTCCCGACACCCGACTTTATCGGTTCTGTGCCACCCACAGTAGCTGACGATGCACCTATCGACCTTGTATTTGTTGATTTCATCGAAACACAGCTGTTACAGATTCTCAACTCAGTGCAATCGGACAAGACGTTCACCACCGCGGATGTGTCGTTATATAGCCCGATTCTGGCTACACAGGCGGCCGCTGGACACATTTTTGGATGTGTTTGGCCGAT ATTAGGTTATAATAAAACACCatatattgagcatgaagctgaagctaaaTAA